A stretch of DNA from Methanogenium sp. S4BF:
TTCCGCTTTCCGCTTGTATTAATTACTTTCGTCATCTGATTTCACCACTCAGAATTTTGCTCCAAGTATTGTGCTGATCTCACCCAGAGTCACAAATTTCGGGGTTGAAAGTCCGTCAATGTGTGCCTCTTCAAGGATCTCAAGCTCTGCTCCCTCAAATTCATCAGGAATACCCACATGAACAATCACACGGCGAAGTGCCTCTGCACCACGCTTGCGTTTGTATGGGACCATTCCACGTATCGTACGCTTGAGAATATGATCCGGCCGGCGTGGATAGAATGGACCACCCTCACGGGAGCCACGCTTTCTCTTGTGATCATAATCTGCTAATATACGAGCCCTGCCTCCGGAAACTACACACTGCTCTGCATTTACAATGGCAATTTCCTCTCCTTCAAGCGACCGCTTTGCAACAATACTGGCAAGCCGTCCCAGGCGAAGTCCTGTTGCATCAATAATTGTAACCATGCACTTCACCTCAGAATCCTTACTTTTTTGCCTTCAGGATTCTGCCTGACAAGTTCCTCAATCGTCATACAGACCCCTTCTGCGCCAGTAATCTTTTCTTCTGCTGCCCCACTGAACTGGATCGCAGCAACAGATACCTTCTGGTTCAACACACCACTTCCGAGGACCTTCCCCGGAACCAGTACGGTATCCCCATCCTGTGCATACCTGTTAATTTTGCTGATATTGACTTCAGCGTAATTATTGCAGGGTGCTTCAAGCCGCTTTGCAATGTCGCGCCAGACATTTGCACCATTTGCCCGAGATGTCTCTTTAAGAGTAGATATGAGGGCAGAATAACGCGGATTTGTCTTCGTCGTTGTTTTAGTCATTTACATTCCCTCCGGATATATCGCAAAGAACATCCACCAGGCTGTCTGATTTCGTCTGAATCTCTTTTGCAGCTCGTTCAAGAATCTGACGCACCGGAATCGAACCATCACCCTCTACAACAAAGATGAACATATCAGTCTCTGTCTGAATAGAGATTGCGGGGCGGTCCCAGGTATCTGCATTCGCAATACAGATTCTCTCACAAAGCTTGCACAGTGTGCAGTCCTCAATTTTGCCTTCAACGACTGCTGCACTCTTTCCCTTTATTTCAAGCACATCACGTGGACATTCATCCACACACATGCCACAGCCGTCACACTTGCTGTCAAACACAATCCGCGGATATGCCTTATATCCACAGGCGAGTGTAGGTTGCCATTTCGCATGGTCAACACCCCGTCCAAGCACAGCACGCGCTTCAAGAACAATCTTCTGATCTCTTTCAATTTTGACCAGGGGAATGTTCTCTTCAACCGGTGCAGCACGTGGATTCTGGGGAATCAGGTCACGGGAATATACAACCCTCGGCCCTTCTACACTCAGTGTATAGACAGATGTGCATGCTGAACACCCCTCACCATTACAGGAGCAGTCCTTTGTGAACACATATTCACTCAGATCTGTCCTCAGGGGAATGAGCCCCAGGCGGTGAGCAAGCATCTCATCAAAGAGTGCGCTGTTATTGTCATATATGAGCACATCTTCGATGGCAAGTGTGGGAACTTCCCCGATCATTGTTCTTCTGAGTGCATTTACAAATGCCGAGGAAAAGCCTGAAATGACAAAACGGGCGACGTCATCATCAAACCTGCTGAATGAAAGGTGCATCTATCAGACTCTCCTGCCCCTTCTTCCACCTTTTGCACGAATGCTGTCGTGGGGTACAGGGGTGACATCCTCGATACGTCCGATACGCATACCTGCACGAGCAAGTGCGCGAATTGCTGCCTGAGCTCCGGGTCCCGGGCTGCGCTGCTTACCGCGGCCTGGCGCACGAACTCTGACGTGAACACCGACGATGCCTTTCTCCCTCGCCTGCTGTGCAACATTCGTTGCCATCTGCATTGCAGCATAGGGTGAACTCTCATTCCGGGCCTGCTTTACAACCATTCCGCCACTGGACTTTGTTACAGTCTCAGCGCCGGAGAGGTCGGTGACGGTGATGACCGTATTATTAAATGAAGCAAAGATATGCGCAATGCCCCATTTCTCATCAGGTGCTGCCATTACTGTCGTCCTCCTTTGATAATTCGTTCACGCTCAGGATGGACATCATTCGTTAATGGGGACGGACCATAGTAGGAAATACCACCATCTTCGCCGCGTTTAACGTGATAGCTGGGGATAGTTACCTTTCTTCCGCCAATAGCAACGTGCCCGTGCGTGATGAACTGGCGCGCCTGCTTTGGTGACCGTGCAAGACCCTGCCGGTAAACCATCGTCTGAAGGCGGCGTTCAAGTGCATTTTCGGCTTTCATTGCAAGAACATCACTGATGCCTGCATTTTCACCGAGTAATCCGAACCGGAACAGATGGCCGAGAAGCTCCTCTTCTTTCCGTGCAATCAGCGCTTCATTTGTTGAAGATGATTTCAGTGCAAGAAGTTCACGTGCAGCACGACGGTAATTTCTGAGAGTACTGCGCGTTTTCCAGAGCTCACGCTTGTTGCGGAGACCATATTCTATAACCAGCCGGTTTTCGTCTTCAATACGGCTCTTTTCAAACCGCCGTTTTGGAGTCTCGTACGTTTTGTGGTTCTTTCCTGGATAACCCATATCAGAAACCTCAGTTCTTCTTCCTTCTCACACCAACAGTGGTGCCAGTACGGCCTGTCGACTTTGTACGCTGTCCGCGCACTTTCTGACCGGTTTCGTGACGAATACCCCGGTAACTGCGAATCTTTCGCATCCGGTTGACATCGTCCTCTATTGCCATTCTCAAGTCCTGACCGAGAAGCTGTTTTGCCTCTCCGGTGTAGACATCTTTCTGCCGATTAAGCATCCAGGTTGGTACATGATCCTTGTAGCTGGCTACAACCGCACGAATACGGTCCACCGGTTCGTCTTCAAGAAGACCCAGTGTTGCCCGCGGGTCAACATCTGCAAGTTTTGAAATTACAGATGATGTATGCATACCGATACCCGCAAGTCCGGTTAATGCAATCTGAACCGCTTTAGTACCGTCAAGGTCAGTGTTCTCAATCCTGACGAAGTAGTTGATCTCTTGCTCTTCCATTCAGTCAGCCTCACATTGAGATATATACTCTTTAAAGCGTTGAGGGAGGGATTTGAACCCCCGAGTCCCAAGGGACACGGGGTTAGCAACCCCGCGCCATGCCTGGCTTGGCTACCTCAACAGAGATAATCTCGCATCATTACGACACTCGCAACACGAACAAACGTTGTTGCTCCATGAATGTTACCTTATTGTATGGTAAAAGAATGGTATTAAACGTTCCGGTATTAATACAGTCCCGGAGGTGCAGCCCTCTCCAGACCCAGACTTTTCAACCCGGAAACAATAAGGGGCAGTGCAATTGTCGCATCACAGAACACCTGTACCTGCGGAGAGGTCACAGCTTCCTTCCCCCAGCTGATGGCCTCTTCAAAGGTGCAGCCGGAAAGACCACCCCAGTGTGGAGCATCTGTTGTATACTGGATAGCATACGCATGACCTCCGCAGTCGTTATCATGGATTGAGGCGATGACCTGTGTCTGTTGAATGAAATTTTTCGGGACACCGCCCCCGACATAGATAACCCCGGTCTTCACAGAATTTTCAACCATCCGGGTAATTTCATCTGCATCCTTCAGCTGGTCAATACTAATGTCAGCGCCACCCCTCCGTGCCATTAATAGAGCGATGCCAATCGATGAGTCAGATAATGCAGGAATAAATATTGGCACTCCCGCATCTGCACATGCAGAGACCAGAGAACGTCCCGAAGGCCACCTCTCCTGCAGCTGACCGGCCAGTTTTCCGATGAATTCACGGGATGAGCCGGAATAGGGAGAGATTGAACGGGCATACTCAGCTATCAGCCGGTCAACATTCCTGAATTCACCCTCATACGCAAAAACATCATAAATCCTGTCAATCCCCTTACTGAAGAGTTCTGCATCATCCACATGGTGGTGTCCACGATAATGGCGCACACCCTGATGTTCACAGATGTCGTGAAAAATATTTGCACCGGTTGAGACGATGGCATCCACATATCTGCGTTCAACAAGTTCTGTAAGACATGCCTGCATGCCCGCAGGAATCATCGCACCGGAAAGCCCCAGAAATATTGTACAGTCAGGATCTTCGATCATCTTTTTCCAGACATTCAGGGATTCGCCAAGCCTCCCCCCCTGGAATCCGCCATTCCCCATGTTCTGCAGAAGCCTGTCAATTTCTCGCACAGGTTGTACAGGAGTGATCGGTTTCATAGTAATATCAGGGAATTATAATGAGAAATAGAGTACCATTCGATACAAAAAAAAGGGAGTATTATAGTGCGATAAGCATTGAATCCTTAGAGATAATTCCTCTGAGTTTCCCATCTTTTGTGACAGGAACGGAACTTATCCCTTTTGATACAATCAATTCAGCAAATTCAGCAACAGCCGCGCTTTCTTCAAGAGCGAGCGCCGGTGCAGTCATAATATCCCTTACGAAGAGATTTTTTATCTGGTTGTCCTGATGTTTTCCGTCCACCTTTGTCCGGAAATCACGCATTGCGCGTGCTACATCAGTTTCTGTGACAATGCCGGCAATGGCGCCATCATCCATAACAACAAATTTGGTCACATCCTCATCAAGCATGCGCCTGCGCAGATGGATAACCCTCTCATCCAGGCCAATTACGGCTGCATTCTGGATCAGATTTTCCGTTGTTGTGTCGGGTACCATCACTCTAAGAAGATCAGTTGCATCAACCTTCCCAACGAGTTTATGCTCACTGTCAAGCACAACTGCTAATTTATATTCCTGGAGAAGCGGAATTAGTATATCTGCCTCTTCATCCCCGTAGACTGATGTGAAATTTTCATCCGTTTGGTTTGCTACATGAATCTGCGTAGGTGACAGAGTGGACGTCTTCTTGCTGCCAAGAGTTTCCGCAATAGCTGCCCGGGAAATTGTTCCCATTACTGAACCATTGTTTGTAACTATCAGAGGGTCTACACCATCTGCGAGCATTTTATCAAGCGCTTCGGTAATTGGAGCAGATTTTGCGATGGTAATCGACTTGGACATCACATCTTTGACAAATATTTCCTGACTCATTATGCCACTTCCTGGATACATATCCTATTCAGAATCCTGTTTATCTTTACAGGATAAAGGCTAATTTTCACTGACCTGTTCATCAGGCATCCTCCATGTACCACAGAGGAAAGATGCCGGAAAAGCATTACTGTCATTTTTCATGCTTTTTGTTTTAATCCTGATCATGTACTGAATGCAATACTATTACAGCTCATTCTGAAGAGCCCGGACCAGATCATACTCTGTAATTATGCCAACCAGACGGGAATCTTCGATAACCGGCAATGCACCAACACCTTTTGCCAGCATATACCGTGCCGCATCACCTACATTCGCGGAAGGATTTGTCGTCATAAGATCACCCGTCATCAAAGAGCGGACGGAAATTTCGAGAACATCATCCGTTGAACCGGTTGTCATCTTCTCAAAGATAGTACCATCCCCGACATATTTCATAATATCCATAGCCGTCACAATGCCGAAAAGGACATCATTACTGACAACAGGCAGGCGTCTGAATTTGCGGCGTGTCATCTCTCTGGCTGCACTCCGAATGGTTTCGTCCGGCGTGATGACCTGCGGAGATGCCGTCATCACATCTTCAACAAGACTGACACTCTGGTATGAGGTGAGCACCTGCAGTACATCACGCTCAGTGATGATACCCATAAGCCGGTCATCACCATTGACGATAGGGAGGCCGCCGGTTTTGGTCATTACTATCCTGTCGACAACATCCGGAAGTTCATCACCGGGATGAACCGTTTCCAGTTTTGTTGACATAATTTCCTTTACCGGTTCATTGATTGCCGAGAGCAACTGTCCACGATGTTTAACCTTAACAAGGTTATACTTCGATCCTCCGCCCATAAGGTCAACCACATCACCTGCTGTCACAAGACCATACAGCCTTCCTGTACCCGGGTCTGTTACCGGCAACCTGCGGAACCCCTTCGTACTCATGGCCTCGACAGCACGGATAATCTGCATCGTCTGGGGAACGGAATAAACGTCACTCGTTCCAATAGCCAGTATCTCAGAAGGATGCCCGGGCTTATTGGTTGAAAATTCTACAGGGCGTCCATTCATCTTTCCGGGATTTGTTCTTATTTCATCAGCTGGTTTCGTATTCTTCAGATTTCTGCGCATGTACGACTCCGGGTAATT
This window harbors:
- a CDS encoding 50S ribosomal protein L13, whose protein sequence is MVTIIDATGLRLGRLASIVAKRSLEGEEIAIVNAEQCVVSGGRARILADYDHKRKRGSREGGPFYPRRPDHILKRTIRGMVPYKRKRGAEALRRVIVHVGIPDEFEGAELEILEEAHIDGLSTPKFVTLGEISTILGAKF
- a CDS encoding 50S ribosomal protein L18e yields the protein MTKTTTKTNPRYSALISTLKETSRANGANVWRDIAKRLEAPCNNYAEVNISKINRYAQDGDTVLVPGKVLGSGVLNQKVSVAAIQFSGAAEEKITGAEGVCMTIEELVRQNPEGKKVRILR
- a CDS encoding DNA-directed RNA polymerase subunit D, producing the protein MHLSFSRFDDDVARFVISGFSSAFVNALRRTMIGEVPTLAIEDVLIYDNNSALFDEMLAHRLGLIPLRTDLSEYVFTKDCSCNGEGCSACTSVYTLSVEGPRVVYSRDLIPQNPRAAPVEENIPLVKIERDQKIVLEARAVLGRGVDHAKWQPTLACGYKAYPRIVFDSKCDGCGMCVDECPRDVLEIKGKSAAVVEGKIEDCTLCKLCERICIANADTWDRPAISIQTETDMFIFVVEGDGSIPVRQILERAAKEIQTKSDSLVDVLCDISGGNVND
- a CDS encoding 30S ribosomal protein S11; translation: MAAPDEKWGIAHIFASFNNTVITVTDLSGAETVTKSSGGMVVKQARNESSPYAAMQMATNVAQQAREKGIVGVHVRVRAPGRGKQRSPGPGAQAAIRALARAGMRIGRIEDVTPVPHDSIRAKGGRRGRRV
- a CDS encoding 30S ribosomal protein S4; protein product: MGYPGKNHKTYETPKRRFEKSRIEDENRLVIEYGLRNKRELWKTRSTLRNYRRAARELLALKSSSTNEALIARKEEELLGHLFRFGLLGENAGISDVLAMKAENALERRLQTMVYRQGLARSPKQARQFITHGHVAIGGRKVTIPSYHVKRGEDGGISYYGPSPLTNDVHPERERIIKGGRQ
- a CDS encoding 30S ribosomal protein S13 translates to MEEQEINYFVRIENTDLDGTKAVQIALTGLAGIGMHTSSVISKLADVDPRATLGLLEDEPVDRIRAVVASYKDHVPTWMLNRQKDVYTGEAKQLLGQDLRMAIEDDVNRMRKIRSYRGIRHETGQKVRGQRTKSTGRTGTTVGVRRKKN
- a CDS encoding deoxyhypusine synthase, with translation MKPITPVQPVREIDRLLQNMGNGGFQGGRLGESLNVWKKMIEDPDCTIFLGLSGAMIPAGMQACLTELVERRYVDAIVSTGANIFHDICEHQGVRHYRGHHHVDDAELFSKGIDRIYDVFAYEGEFRNVDRLIAEYARSISPYSGSSREFIGKLAGQLQERWPSGRSLVSACADAGVPIFIPALSDSSIGIALLMARRGGADISIDQLKDADEITRMVENSVKTGVIYVGGGVPKNFIQQTQVIASIHDNDCGGHAYAIQYTTDAPHWGGLSGCTFEEAISWGKEAVTSPQVQVFCDATIALPLIVSGLKSLGLERAAPPGLY
- a CDS encoding CBS domain-containing protein, whose translation is MSQEIFVKDVMSKSITIAKSAPITEALDKMLADGVDPLIVTNNGSVMGTISRAAIAETLGSKKTSTLSPTQIHVANQTDENFTSVYGDEEADILIPLLQEYKLAVVLDSEHKLVGKVDATDLLRVMVPDTTTENLIQNAAVIGLDERVIHLRRRMLDEDVTKFVVMDDGAIAGIVTETDVARAMRDFRTKVDGKHQDNQIKNLFVRDIMTAPALALEESAAVAEFAELIVSKGISSVPVTKDGKLRGIISKDSMLIAL
- a CDS encoding CBS domain-containing protein, coding for MRRNLKNTKPADEIRTNPGKMNGRPVEFSTNKPGHPSEILAIGTSDVYSVPQTMQIIRAVEAMSTKGFRRLPVTDPGTGRLYGLVTAGDVVDLMGGGSKYNLVKVKHRGQLLSAINEPVKEIMSTKLETVHPGDELPDVVDRIVMTKTGGLPIVNGDDRLMGIITERDVLQVLTSYQSVSLVEDVMTASPQVITPDETIRSAAREMTRRKFRRLPVVSNDVLFGIVTAMDIMKYVGDGTIFEKMTTGSTDDVLEISVRSLMTGDLMTTNPSANVGDAARYMLAKGVGALPVIEDSRLVGIITEYDLVRALQNEL